A genomic region of Limnohabitans curvus contains the following coding sequences:
- a CDS encoding porin, which yields MAITLVAIAALAATGAFAQSSVVIDGYFDRAYTVVNNTDNTKDAKSVGSNAGTTTIGIKVREDLGNGLSVGGSVNTDWNDLGGASQTATYANAQRSGFANSQSFLDVTSAKYGTVRLGTPNSFTLTNATAVAAPAFSTAIGSSYSSNFSIANGVGTSATDQIGVASASEAADAKAHAGIRSIRINNTLQYSSPVFSGFSGHLSYTPKNDNQTTSTKSGNTVGVKEFALRYTQGPIDAMYSSIKYSTGENNVVTYNMSTTNPTAGTSTTIGANLTSTQNLLGATYAVLPALKLHAGLGQFKSSNDSFKGKSSQIGATYTMGQWDVLGQVAKVTDQVATSAYDRSLKGMGVNYNFSKTARAYFRADRINYATGGNAATTGFAGDAQTRYALGVSKSF from the coding sequence GTGGCAATAACCCTCGTTGCTATCGCAGCACTCGCCGCTACTGGCGCTTTTGCTCAATCTTCAGTCGTGATCGACGGCTACTTTGACCGCGCTTACACAGTTGTGAACAACACTGACAATACTAAAGATGCCAAGTCTGTTGGTTCTAACGCTGGTACAACTACCATCGGTATTAAAGTCCGTGAAGACCTCGGTAACGGATTGTCTGTTGGTGGCTCTGTAAACACCGACTGGAACGACTTGGGTGGTGCATCTCAAACAGCTACATACGCAAACGCTCAACGTAGCGGTTTCGCTAACAGCCAAAGCTTCTTGGATGTGACCAGCGCCAAGTACGGCACTGTGCGTTTGGGTACACCAAACAGCTTCACATTGACCAACGCCACAGCCGTTGCTGCTCCTGCTTTCTCGACAGCTATTGGATCTTCATACAGCTCTAACTTCTCGATCGCAAACGGCGTTGGTACTAGCGCTACAGACCAAATTGGTGTTGCTTCTGCTTCTGAAGCCGCCGACGCTAAGGCCCACGCTGGTATTCGCTCCATCCGTATCAACAACACACTGCAGTACTCTTCACCTGTGTTCTCTGGCTTCAGCGGTCATTTGAGCTACACACCTAAGAACGATAACCAAACGACTTCTACCAAGTCAGGCAATACCGTTGGAGTTAAAGAATTCGCTTTGCGTTATACCCAAGGTCCTATCGACGCGATGTACAGCAGCATCAAGTACTCAACTGGTGAAAACAACGTTGTGACATACAACATGAGTACAACTAACCCAACTGCTGGAACTTCTACAACTATCGGCGCTAACTTGACTAGCACCCAAAATTTGTTGGGCGCTACTTACGCTGTGTTGCCAGCTTTGAAGTTGCACGCTGGTTTGGGTCAATTCAAATCTAGCAATGACTCTTTCAAGGGTAAAAGCTCACAAATTGGCGCTACGTACACTATGGGTCAATGGGACGTGTTGGGTCAAGTGGCCAAAGTTACCGACCAAGTCGCGACCAGCGCTTACGACCGTAGCTTGAAGGGTATGGGCGTGAACTACAACTTCAGCAAGACTGCTCGTGCATACTTCCGTGCTGACCGT
- a CDS encoding phage integrase SAM-like domain-containing protein encodes MLTQTPANEDYFFIPKARNSPIKQSFSLVQGLPEKLKIFRIAGSKYWQVRFFNHGKYIAKSLKTTEKREAELLAQHFYADLKMRGVVNERGVLPVLDEMSAYIENQRLLHDLIQEVLATEQERLCRDEITLGSFLMTKGRLEGLVFDFLKTCTLRQIKTETMEAFVSFLTEKKLAPPTIVGYIALMRKLLRLLLRKELIDKHPLFPKIKSPPNSRGAFTVTEYRAILRRAKTLRGVAFTNWGDGKRPWIKKKYQQMPESMNALIRFMVYTFVRPGDIRQLKNKHVEVVKGSFNYLRLTLPEVKRHKAPMVSLPSAVGIYERVLQRQKEQGFGLPDDYVFFPEERNRRLMLDIIGWLFNWILKELDLKQGPHGTERTLYSLRHTAITFRLIYGGNIDLLTLARNARTSVEMIEKFYASTLSAEMNIALLHGKR; translated from the coding sequence ATGCTCACCCAAACCCCAGCCAACGAAGATTATTTTTTTATTCCGAAGGCACGCAATTCGCCCATCAAGCAGAGTTTTTCTCTAGTGCAAGGGCTGCCCGAAAAACTCAAGATTTTTCGAATCGCGGGAAGTAAGTATTGGCAGGTGCGTTTTTTCAACCACGGCAAGTACATTGCTAAAAGTTTGAAAACGACAGAGAAGCGAGAGGCTGAGTTGTTAGCGCAGCATTTTTATGCGGATCTAAAAATGCGTGGTGTTGTGAATGAACGAGGCGTTCTGCCAGTGTTGGATGAGATGTCAGCCTACATAGAAAATCAGCGGCTTTTGCATGATTTGATTCAAGAGGTGTTGGCGACTGAGCAAGAGCGTTTGTGTCGAGATGAGATCACGCTGGGGTCATTTTTGATGACCAAAGGTCGTTTGGAAGGGTTGGTGTTTGACTTCTTAAAGACTTGCACTTTGAGGCAAATCAAGACCGAAACGATGGAGGCATTCGTTAGTTTTTTAACTGAGAAAAAGCTGGCGCCGCCAACAATTGTTGGCTACATCGCGTTGATGAGAAAGCTGTTGCGCTTGTTGCTGCGTAAAGAGTTGATCGATAAACATCCGCTATTTCCAAAGATCAAATCACCACCCAATTCGCGTGGCGCGTTCACGGTGACCGAATACCGCGCTATTTTGAGGAGAGCGAAGACGCTTCGAGGTGTAGCGTTTACGAATTGGGGTGATGGCAAGCGTCCTTGGATCAAAAAGAAATACCAGCAAATGCCCGAGTCCATGAACGCCCTGATTCGTTTCATGGTCTATACATTTGTCAGACCCGGTGATATTCGACAACTTAAAAATAAACATGTTGAGGTGGTGAAAGGCAGTTTCAATTATTTGCGACTGACACTGCCTGAAGTTAAGCGGCACAAAGCGCCGATGGTTAGCTTGCCTTCTGCGGTGGGTATTTACGAACGAGTTTTGCAGCGACAAAAAGAGCAGGGGTTTGGCCTGCCCGATGACTATGTGTTCTTTCCAGAAGAACGAAACCGACGGTTGATGCTTGACATCATCGGCTGGTTGTTCAATTGGATTTTGAAAGAGTTAGATCTCAAGCAAGGGCCGCATGGCACGGAGCGAACGCTTTACAGTTTGCGGCATACGGCCATCACGTTTCGATTAATTTATGGCGGCAACATTGATTTACTGACCTTGGCTAGAAACGCGCGCACATCCGTCGAAATGATCGAGAAGTTTTATGCCAGCACGCTGTCAGCAGAGATGAACATCGCTTTGCTGCATGGCAAGCGCTGA